The Danio aesculapii chromosome 8, fDanAes4.1, whole genome shotgun sequence genome window below encodes:
- the pola2 gene encoding DNA polymerase alpha subunit B, giving the protein MESVTAEDIKSELDTFNIAFNNDTIDKMLEQCLCHRLKGEEIVFEWFAFSSTRKQLPLTLENLDQFEQEVLNKKKKPKSTSKGSQMNKTRDINSLQELIRAEEEEENMLDSYSTPAKGSQKRALSTPEHPQSKRGVARLASPSLMLSPASFSPSATPSQKYGMRGGRGEVVSTFGAVQGPRWMGKGQTAVSVEMLDRGENSLISSYKYMFQRLRDVRDVLTEKIEELGEELRSHFNIEEFAPVSLPVQDSITVLGQVCCDSNGKLNAQSVLLEAGQEQGGRQVPVDLSELKEFSLFPGQVVVMEGMNPSGEKFVATKLYEGIPLPFYCPSEVKQEMDEVSEPVMVMMACGPYTPSECLTYDPLLDLITIINKDRPDVCILFGPFVDSKHEQIEKNQVTETFETIFKRCMDGIVEGTKGTACKLVFVPSQRDVHHHYIYPQPPFNLTNISKDDTARVTLAPDPCTLLIGNVTFGLTSTDILFHMGAEEISSGTGTERFSRIMKHMLTQRSYYPLYPPAEEVNMDYEKFQQFSQMNLTPDILVAPSELRYFIKDVIGCVCVNPGRLTKGQIGGTYGRLLIQPNPVLEEGKRVSPCIAGQVVKI; this is encoded by the exons TGTTGGAGCAGTGTTTGTGTCACAGGCTGAAGGGTGAAGAGATTGTTTTCGAGTGGTTTGCTTTCAGCTCCACCAGAAAGCAGCTGCCGCTCACTCTCGAAAACCTGGACCAGTTTGAACAAGAA GTATTGAACAAGAAGAAAAAGCCTAAAAGCACCTCAAAGGGAAGCCAAATGAACAAAACCAGAGACATCAACTCCCTCCAGGAGCT AATCCGAgcagaagaggaagaggagaacATGTTGGATTCCTATTCAACACCTGCCAAG GGGTCTCAAAAGCGAGCGCTGTCCACTCCTGAACATCCTCAGTCTAAGAGAGGTGTAGCCCGACTCGCAAGTCCCAGTCTAATGCTGTCACCTGCCAGCTTCTCACCAAG TGCAACCCCTTCTCAAAAGTACGGCATGCGTGGGGGGCGAGGAGAGGTGGTTTCCACATTTGGGGCAGTGCAGGGTCCACGCTGGATGGGTAAAGGACAGACTGCAGTGAGTGTGGAGATGCTGGACAGAGGGGAGAATTCACTCATCAGCAGCTACAAATACATGTTCCAGAGACTGAGGGATGTGCGGGACG TTCTGACTGAGAAGATTGAAGAGCTCGGAGAGGAATTGCGGAGTCACTTTAACATTGAAGAATTCGCTCCAGTTTCATTACCGGTTCAG GACAGCATCACAGTACTGGGGCAGGTGTGCTGTGACAGCAACGGGAAGCTCAATGCCCAGTCTGTGCTTTTGGAGGCGGGACAGGAACAGGGAGGAAGACAAGTTCCCGTGGATCTGTCAGAGCTTAAAGAGTTTTCACTCTTCCCTGGACAG GTTGTTGTCATGGAAGGTATGAATCCCTCGGGGGAGAAGTTTGTTGCTACCAAGCTGTACGAG GGCATCCCCCTGCCTTTTTACTGTCCTTCTGAAGTGAAACAAGAAATGGATGAAG TGTCTGAGCCTGTGATGGTCATGATGGCCTGTGGACCGTACACTCCTTCTGAATGTCTGACCTATGACCCTCTCCTCGAcctcattactattattaataaagatCGTCCTGATGTCTGCATTCTG TTTGGACCTTTTGTTGATTCCAAACACGAGCAGATTGAG AAAAACCAGGTGACCGAAACATTTGAGACCATCTTCAAGAGATGTATGGACGGCATAGTGGAAGGAACCAAAGG tacaGCATGCAAGTTGGTGTTTGTTCCATCTCAGAGGGATGTCCATCATCATTACATTTATCCTCAGCCACCCTTCAACCTGACCAACATCAGCAAAGACGATACAGCG CGAGTGACTTTAGCCCCTGACCCCTGCACGCTTCTCATTGGTAATGTGACTTTCGGCCTGACATCAACAGACATTCTGTTTCATATGGGAGCTGAAGAGATCAGCAG TGGGACGGGGACAGAACGTTTCTCACGCATCATGAAACACATGTTGACCCAGAGGAG CTACTATCCTCTGTATCCTCCTGCGGAAGAGGTTAATATGGATTATGAGAAGTTTCAGCAATTCAGCCAAATGAACCTCACGCCTGATATTCTTGTGGCTCCTTCTGAACTTCGGTATTTTATCAAG GATGTGATTGGCTGTGTATGTGTCAATCCTGGCCGTCTCACTAAAGGACAGATAGGCGGGACTTACGGACGGTTACTCATTCAGCCAAACCCTGTGCTGGAGGAGGGCAAGAGAGTGAGCCCATGTATAGCAGGGCAGGTGGTCAAAATATGA
- the cenph gene encoding centromere protein H, whose protein sequence is MSSSNVNHDVLASDVDNPRRENSLADPSSVSEGVTPTSLLKMKEIMENQCFEMNVKVSMGKHRESCEADADLSKYESEIEQARLSHFNKTLVLNRMQIWSTVIEKMIQNGADAEELKELTNQNSEICEKTIQILKETRELQDQITDVQKQRLDLKGQIKKKMQEINELKQEKENQGEVQQKTKERAEAVLQKYQRITTILQNVLRGIILASKVNWREDPKLCDIVMKLEHIPS, encoded by the exons ATGAGTTCCAGTAACGTCAATCATGATGTCCTCGCTTCAGATGTTGACAATCCTAGAAGGGAAAACAGTCTTGCTGATCCATCTTCAGTCTCTGAAGGAGTGACACCCACAAGCTTATTAAa GATGAAAGAAATAATGGAAAatcagtgttttgaaatgaatgttAAGGTCAGCATGG GAAAACACAGAGAGTCATGTGAAGCTGATGCAGATCT ATCCAAGTATGAAAGTGAAATAGAGCAAGCAAGACTTTCACACTTCAACAAAACACTGGTGTTAAACAG AATGCAGATTTGGAGCACGGTCATCGAAAAGATGATTCAGAATGGTGCAGATGCTGA GGAACTAAAGGAACTGACTAATCAGAACTCTGAGATCTGTGAAAAGACCATTCAAATTTTAAAG GAAACACGAGAGCTTCAGGACCAGATCACAGATGTCCAAAAGCAAAGACTTG ATCTGAAAGGACAGATAAAGAAAAAGATGCAGGAGATAAATGAGTTGAAGCAGGAGAAGGAAAACCAAGGAGAGGTTCAGCAGAAAACCAAGGAAAGAGCTGAGGCTGTTCTGCAGAAATACCAGAGGATCACCACCATCTTACAAAATGTGCTCCGG ggaaTTATACTGGCCAGTAAAGTAAACTGGAGAGAGGATCCTAAGTTATGCGACATTGTGATGAAACTGGAACACATACCCAGCTAA
- the mier3b gene encoding mesoderm induction early response protein 3 isoform X2 produces MASLGSSSPVGSLSSEDHDFDPTAEMLIHEYDDERTLEEEELLEGEKNFSAELSDLEREGNMPIEELLAIYRYEASVSTGAGSSIDSSSVELADDLPDMTLDKEEIAKDLLSGDYEEETQSSADDLTPSVTSHEATDFFPRTLRSNVTYDGDKESEGEEDGVNSEDSRKEIMVGSQYQAEVPVGLSHYNDDEKVYEEEDQLLWCPDELSEYKVKDYLREALSQSTDDSTHYSTSEHIRDNEQALFELLKCNYDTREALVRYCSNVKTSKESPPWSEEECRNFEHALQIYEKNFHLIQKHKVQTRTVAECVAFYYMWKKSERFDYFAQQNRFGKKKYSCYPGVTDLMDRLVDEAEGLAVDGSSPVCSAGAGGRLEASAEQQLGLLNSITASDLTALSNSVATVCNGPAEMSCLDSPFFPPLESLHRAALNHDDQLSYGTNGDGVCLNMLDSGFYRSDLGQLSMCSTKDCERPSKRLKMGLSESFINDVDFEGRRAHRITGATMAVSVTDFSGIGSEANAFISSHSRHHQHTALQSD; encoded by the exons GCTTCCTTAGGGAGTTCGAGCCCTG TTGGCTCTTTGTCTTCAGAGGATCACGACTTTGATCCAACAGCTGAGATGTTGATTCATGAGTATGATGATGAGAGAACTTTGGAGGAGGAAGAGCTTTTGGAAGGAGAGAAAAATTTCAGTGCGGAACTGTCCGATTTGGAGAGG GAGGGGAATATGCCGATCGAGGAGCTGTTGGCCATTTATCGTTACGAGGCGTCAGTCAGTACCGGTGCAGGATCAAGCATTGACAGTTCCTCTGTTGAACTAGCAGATGATCTGCCCGACATGACCCTGGATAAG GAGGAGATTGCTAAAGATCTTCTGTCAGGAGATTATGAGGAGGAGACCCAGTCGTCTGCTGATGATCTGACCCCTTCTGTCACTTCCCATGAGGCCACAGACTTCTTCCCCAGAACTCTCAGAT CCAATGTAACATATGACGGTGATAAAGAATCTGAGGGGGAGGAGGACGGTGTGAACAGTGAAGATTCTAGAAAG GAAATAATGGTGGGATCTCAATATCAAGCAGAAGTCCCAGTGGGGCTCAGCCACTATAATGATGATGAAAAAG TGTACGAGGAGGAAGATCAGCTGCTGTGGTGTCCAGACGAGCTGTCAGAGTATAAAGTGAAAGACTACCTCAGAGAAGCACTGTCACAGTCTACAGATGACAGCACGCATTATTCTACATCTGAACACATACGAGACAACGAGCAG GCTTTGTTTGAGCTTTTGAAATGTAATTATGACACTCGTGAGGCGCTGGTTCGATACTGCAGTAATGTGAAGACCTCAAAAG AATCACCACCTTGGTCAGAGGAGGAATGTAGGAACTTTGAACATGCTCTGCAGATTTATGAGAAAAACTTCCATCTTATTCAGAAACACAAG GTTCAAACACGGACTGTAGCAGAATGTGTGGCTTTTTACTACATGTGGAAAAAGTCGGAACGTTTTGACTACTTTGCTCAACAGAACCGATTTGGCAAGAAGAAATACAGCTGTTATCCTGGTGTGAC GGACTTGATGGATCGGCTGGTGGACGAGGCCGAGGGTCTGGCAGTGGACGGTTCTTCACCGGTGTGTTCAGCTGGAGCAGGAGGAAGACTAGAGGCATCAGCAGAGCAACAGCTCGGACTGCTCAACTCCATCACTGCCAGTGACCTCACAG CTCTTAGTAACAGTGTAGCGACTGTGTGCAACGGTCCAGCAGAGATGAGCTGTTTGGATTCTCCGTTCTTCCCCCCTCTGGAGAGTTTGCACCGAGCAGCCCTGAACCATGACGATCAGCTCAGCTACGGTACGAATGGAGACGGCGTTTGCCTCAACATGCTGGATTCAGGCTTTTACCGCTCTGACCTGGGCCAACTCAGCATGTGCAGCACCAAAGACTGCGAACGGCCCTCCAAGAGGCTCAAGATGGGCCTTTCAGAGTCCTTCATCAACGACGTGGACTTCGAGGGCAGAAGAGCACATCGCATTACAGGTGCCACAATGGCGGTTTCAGTCACAGACTTCAGTGGCATCGGGAGCGAAGCAAACGCTTTCATCAGCTCTCATTCACGACATCACCAACACACTGCACTTCAGTCCGACTGA
- the mier3b gene encoding mesoderm induction early response protein 3 isoform X1, with the protein MAEASLGSSSPVGSLSSEDHDFDPTAEMLIHEYDDERTLEEEELLEGEKNFSAELSDLEREGNMPIEELLAIYRYEASVSTGAGSSIDSSSVELADDLPDMTLDKEEIAKDLLSGDYEEETQSSADDLTPSVTSHEATDFFPRTLRSNVTYDGDKESEGEEDGVNSEDSRKEIMVGSQYQAEVPVGLSHYNDDEKVYEEEDQLLWCPDELSEYKVKDYLREALSQSTDDSTHYSTSEHIRDNEQALFELLKCNYDTREALVRYCSNVKTSKESPPWSEEECRNFEHALQIYEKNFHLIQKHKVQTRTVAECVAFYYMWKKSERFDYFAQQNRFGKKKYSCYPGVTDLMDRLVDEAEGLAVDGSSPVCSAGAGGRLEASAEQQLGLLNSITASDLTALSNSVATVCNGPAEMSCLDSPFFPPLESLHRAALNHDDQLSYGTNGDGVCLNMLDSGFYRSDLGQLSMCSTKDCERPSKRLKMGLSESFINDVDFEGRRAHRITGATMAVSVTDFSGIGSEANAFISSHSRHHQHTALQSD; encoded by the exons ATGGCGGAG GCTTCCTTAGGGAGTTCGAGCCCTG TTGGCTCTTTGTCTTCAGAGGATCACGACTTTGATCCAACAGCTGAGATGTTGATTCATGAGTATGATGATGAGAGAACTTTGGAGGAGGAAGAGCTTTTGGAAGGAGAGAAAAATTTCAGTGCGGAACTGTCCGATTTGGAGAGG GAGGGGAATATGCCGATCGAGGAGCTGTTGGCCATTTATCGTTACGAGGCGTCAGTCAGTACCGGTGCAGGATCAAGCATTGACAGTTCCTCTGTTGAACTAGCAGATGATCTGCCCGACATGACCCTGGATAAG GAGGAGATTGCTAAAGATCTTCTGTCAGGAGATTATGAGGAGGAGACCCAGTCGTCTGCTGATGATCTGACCCCTTCTGTCACTTCCCATGAGGCCACAGACTTCTTCCCCAGAACTCTCAGAT CCAATGTAACATATGACGGTGATAAAGAATCTGAGGGGGAGGAGGACGGTGTGAACAGTGAAGATTCTAGAAAG GAAATAATGGTGGGATCTCAATATCAAGCAGAAGTCCCAGTGGGGCTCAGCCACTATAATGATGATGAAAAAG TGTACGAGGAGGAAGATCAGCTGCTGTGGTGTCCAGACGAGCTGTCAGAGTATAAAGTGAAAGACTACCTCAGAGAAGCACTGTCACAGTCTACAGATGACAGCACGCATTATTCTACATCTGAACACATACGAGACAACGAGCAG GCTTTGTTTGAGCTTTTGAAATGTAATTATGACACTCGTGAGGCGCTGGTTCGATACTGCAGTAATGTGAAGACCTCAAAAG AATCACCACCTTGGTCAGAGGAGGAATGTAGGAACTTTGAACATGCTCTGCAGATTTATGAGAAAAACTTCCATCTTATTCAGAAACACAAG GTTCAAACACGGACTGTAGCAGAATGTGTGGCTTTTTACTACATGTGGAAAAAGTCGGAACGTTTTGACTACTTTGCTCAACAGAACCGATTTGGCAAGAAGAAATACAGCTGTTATCCTGGTGTGAC GGACTTGATGGATCGGCTGGTGGACGAGGCCGAGGGTCTGGCAGTGGACGGTTCTTCACCGGTGTGTTCAGCTGGAGCAGGAGGAAGACTAGAGGCATCAGCAGAGCAACAGCTCGGACTGCTCAACTCCATCACTGCCAGTGACCTCACAG CTCTTAGTAACAGTGTAGCGACTGTGTGCAACGGTCCAGCAGAGATGAGCTGTTTGGATTCTCCGTTCTTCCCCCCTCTGGAGAGTTTGCACCGAGCAGCCCTGAACCATGACGATCAGCTCAGCTACGGTACGAATGGAGACGGCGTTTGCCTCAACATGCTGGATTCAGGCTTTTACCGCTCTGACCTGGGCCAACTCAGCATGTGCAGCACCAAAGACTGCGAACGGCCCTCCAAGAGGCTCAAGATGGGCCTTTCAGAGTCCTTCATCAACGACGTGGACTTCGAGGGCAGAAGAGCACATCGCATTACAGGTGCCACAATGGCGGTTTCAGTCACAGACTTCAGTGGCATCGGGAGCGAAGCAAACGCTTTCATCAGCTCTCATTCACGACATCACCAACACACTGCACTTCAGTCCGACTGA
- the mrps36 gene encoding 28S ribosomal protein S36, mitochondrial, with product MGSKVSGKMAAASRVVQVVRPHAPLIKFPDRKGVSRPNVQEALKVLTASLPQLSQSTAPSAASVSPPPRPPGPVSRLPGTPDSIAAVRELPQRYRRRTLDLNEMDYIQRGGPE from the exons ATGGGAAGCAAAGTGAGTGGCAAGATGGCAGCTGCCAGTCGGGTCGTGCAG GTTGTTCGGCCTCATGCACCTTTAATAAAATTTCCAGACCGAAAAGGCGTCTCTAGGCCGAATG TACAAGAGGCTCTGAAGGTGCTCACAGCCAGCCTGCCACAGCTCTCTCAATCCACAGCTCCTTCTGCAGCATCAGTATCTCCTCCGCCAAGACCACCGGGACCCGTCAGCCGACTGCCCGGCACCCCTGACAGCATCGCTGCGGTTCGAGAGCTCCCTCAGAGATACCGCAGGAGAACCCTAGACTTAAATGAAATGGACTACATCCAG CGAGGAGGACCAGAATGA